Proteins encoded together in one Calditrichota bacterium window:
- a CDS encoding lamin tail domain-containing protein: protein MYDPAGDEATDEFVELYNNSALPVQLQGWTISDGATEDTLADAGQGLLAAPNQFILIIDPDYVESGSTTYDGLVPESALIVTISNNTFGSRGLSNSSPETISIRNATGSLVAQYTYSIENESGHSDEKIRLAAPDDSSNWHSSLEVNGTPGRRNSVTPPDRDLSIVLMRATPDYPLANSNYELEVVIVNTGLQSLSSTVVIHADSSDGAVYVLDSLETTLVQPADTTVLSPIVRMPSSGIHELLAELTVLDDIASNDTLSLLITSDISQNGLLFNEIMSEPLPGRAEWVEFAVFGSTPVSTRGVFISDGNGIADSTKRFGLPELVVLPGSFFVLAADSSVLMENIPLESRLVILDASGFTLNNSGDSLVLYNSNGDVLERVDYRGNWGNGEAGVSLERLSSEIPTNEEQNWKSSVDPTGSTPGRMNSRSISSAHSQTTLSVAPSPFTPNDDGKDDVAEIRYQLEQPGHAVSVKIFDIRGREINRLTVSNSASSGVLLWDGRKSNGTTAPTARYVVLLEAENDNGSNSTARTTVILARPK from the coding sequence ATGTATGATCCGGCGGGCGATGAGGCAACTGACGAATTCGTTGAACTCTATAACAACTCCGCATTGCCGGTGCAATTGCAGGGTTGGACAATTTCCGATGGCGCAACAGAAGATACGCTTGCCGATGCGGGACAAGGTTTGCTCGCGGCGCCAAATCAATTCATATTGATAATTGATCCCGACTACGTCGAAAGCGGAAGCACCACTTATGACGGATTGGTACCCGAATCGGCTTTGATAGTCACCATTAGTAACAATACATTTGGAAGTCGCGGCCTTTCAAACAGTTCGCCCGAGACGATCAGCATAAGAAACGCCACAGGCTCTTTGGTTGCGCAATACACCTATTCGATAGAAAACGAGTCCGGTCATTCTGACGAGAAAATCCGCCTTGCTGCGCCTGACGATTCTTCCAACTGGCACAGCAGTCTTGAAGTCAACGGCACGCCGGGTCGAAGAAACAGTGTAACTCCCCCTGATCGCGATTTGAGCATCGTCCTTATGCGCGCAACCCCGGATTACCCTCTCGCGAATTCTAACTATGAGCTTGAAGTAGTAATTGTCAATACCGGTCTGCAAAGTTTGAGTTCAACTGTTGTAATACACGCCGACTCTTCAGATGGCGCCGTTTACGTCTTAGACTCGCTCGAAACGACGCTCGTGCAGCCCGCGGATACGACGGTCTTGTCGCCCATTGTTCGAATGCCAAGTTCGGGCATCCACGAACTGCTCGCAGAACTTACCGTGCTTGACGACATTGCTTCAAACGACACATTATCTTTGCTAATCACCAGCGACATTTCGCAAAATGGCCTGCTCTTCAATGAGATAATGTCCGAGCCTTTGCCGGGAAGAGCTGAATGGGTCGAGTTTGCCGTCTTTGGATCCACTCCCGTTTCCACACGCGGAGTGTTCATTTCAGATGGGAACGGTATTGCTGACAGCACAAAGAGATTCGGACTGCCTGAATTGGTAGTTCTCCCCGGATCTTTCTTTGTTCTTGCTGCGGACAGTTCCGTGCTAATGGAAAACATTCCATTAGAGTCACGGCTCGTCATTTTAGATGCTTCGGGATTCACGCTCAATAACAGCGGCGACTCACTCGTCCTATACAATTCGAACGGCGACGTACTCGAACGGGTCGACTATCGCGGCAATTGGGGAAATGGTGAGGCCGGAGTTTCACTCGAGCGGCTTTCTTCTGAGATCCCAACAAACGAGGAGCAAAACTGGAAGTCGAGCGTCGACCCGACGGGATCAACACCCGGGCGGATGAACTCCCGAAGTATATCCTCGGCACACAGCCAAACCACGCTGTCTGTTGCGCCGTCTCCGTTTACTCCCAACGATGATGGCAAAGATGATGTCGCCGAAATTAGGTATCAATTGGAACAACCGGGCCACGCCGTTTCAGTCAAGATTTTTGACATTAGAGGAAGGGAGATCAATAGACTGACCGTCAGCAACAGTGCATCGAGTGGTGTTTTGCTGTGGGATGGCCGCAAGTCAAATGGCACGACCGCCCCTACGGCCCGCTATGTCGTCCTGCTAGAAGCCGAAAACGACAACGGATCAAATTCGACGGCCCGCACGACCGTCATCCTTGCCCGTCCCAAATGA
- a CDS encoding YraN family protein: protein MKILRRKERALSDQEHGAWGEELASRHLASKGLKIIDRNWRNKAGELDLVARTDELLIFVEVKSSRHESEYLPEHRVNWKKQHKIKRLAAAYCKSHRLDQPIRYDIVSVVGEGKHIQIRHIENAFS from the coding sequence TTGAAAATTCTTAGACGAAAAGAGAGGGCGCTTTCCGATCAAGAGCATGGAGCTTGGGGCGAAGAGCTTGCTTCGCGGCACCTTGCGAGCAAGGGACTAAAGATCATTGACCGGAATTGGCGCAACAAGGCGGGCGAACTGGACTTGGTGGCCCGTACGGACGAGTTGCTGATTTTCGTCGAAGTAAAATCGTCTCGCCATGAGTCAGAGTATCTTCCAGAACACCGCGTAAATTGGAAGAAGCAGCACAAAATTAAGCGGCTGGCTGCGGCATATTGCAAATCCCATCGATTAGACCAGCCAATTCGATATGATATTGTCAGCGTAGTCGGTGAAGGCAAACACATACAAATCAGGCACATTGAGAACGCGTTTTCATAA
- a CDS encoding carbamate kinase, translated as MPEESRIAVVALGGNAISLPDEVDTISNQFRHSRDALQGVSELIHRGYKLAVTHGNGPQVGNALLRVELSADRAPTLPLGIIVADTEGGMGYMIEQCLQNVFLRRGYGHVEVVTIVTQVLVDPQDSALKNPTKYIGQFYSEDEAKVKVSEQGWTVKAFGNRGYRRVVGSPMPLEILNRAVIKQLVHSGTVVIAAGGGGIPVYQESDGWLEGVDAVIDKDRASAVLARDIEAQDLFIVTATPYVSLNFGSPEQKDLKKVTLSEIEKYYNDGHFPAGSMGPKIEAAIKFLREGGERVLICDLSQFIESLDGQSGTWILPG; from the coding sequence ATGCCGGAAGAATCGCGAATAGCGGTCGTTGCTTTAGGCGGAAATGCCATTTCCCTGCCTGATGAGGTGGACACGATTTCAAACCAGTTCCGGCACTCTCGCGATGCTTTGCAGGGTGTATCCGAACTGATCCATCGCGGCTATAAACTCGCCGTGACGCACGGAAACGGTCCGCAAGTCGGCAATGCGCTCTTGCGAGTCGAACTTTCCGCCGATCGCGCGCCGACTCTTCCCTTAGGGATAATCGTCGCCGACACCGAAGGCGGCATGGGCTACATGATCGAACAGTGCTTGCAGAATGTCTTTCTGCGTCGCGGTTACGGTCATGTGGAAGTGGTTACGATTGTCACGCAAGTTCTGGTCGATCCGCAAGACTCCGCACTCAAGAATCCGACCAAATACATTGGTCAATTCTATTCCGAAGACGAAGCCAAAGTCAAAGTATCTGAGCAAGGCTGGACGGTCAAAGCCTTCGGTAACCGCGGTTATCGCAGAGTGGTAGGTAGTCCAATGCCACTCGAAATTTTGAACCGCGCGGTCATCAAACAGCTCGTGCATTCGGGAACGGTTGTGATTGCGGCCGGTGGCGGCGGAATTCCGGTCTATCAGGAATCCGACGGCTGGCTCGAGGGAGTGGACGCCGTCATAGACAAAGACCGGGCCTCAGCGGTGCTTGCACGCGACATCGAAGCGCAGGACCTTTTCATCGTCACTGCGACGCCGTATGTGTCGTTGAACTTCGGCTCGCCGGAACAGAAGGACCTAAAAAAGGTCACGCTCAGCGAAATCGAAAAGTACTACAACGATGGACATTTCCCCGCCGGGAGCATGGGGCCGAAGATCGAGGCCGCCATCAAATTCCTGCGCGAAGGCGGCGAACGTGTCTTGATTTGCGATCTTAGTCAGTTCATTGAGAGTCTTGACGGGCAAAGTGGAACATGGATATTGCCCGGTTAA
- a CDS encoding ATP-binding cassette domain-containing protein gives MRLVQLENIGVYFPGRTLFEKINWAVFRSQRVGLVGVNGAGKSTLLKIIAGDSQPSDGKLVMTRDTTVGYLPQSGISFRGRELFAEAYSGLPDIPHLQEQLDHCREELSKKPDDQELLELVGVLEHRFHMLEGYRAEAKVASILGGLGFHERDFRRATDEFSGGWQMRIALSKLLLRDPDILLLDEPTNHLDLPTVVWLEGFLKSYDGAVILVSHDRKFLDGMVTEIAELQHGELTIYPGNYSEYESGREERAELLHREQEKVDAERKHLEKFVERFRYKASKATQAQSRIKRLEKLEDVEQLSGTKKIHFRFPEAAPSGKWVIELKNLSKHYGELQVFNEVDVVVGRGERIALVGANGAGKSTLCRLISKQESPTDGDVTHGHNVTVEFFAQEAESKLNLNATVLEEAEADNRSLSYSQLRGLLGAFLFQGDDVDKKVSVLSGGEKSRLALAKLLLRPANFLILDEPTNHLDMASQDVLLDALKHYGGTLLVVSHDRHFLDRLVERVLEMENGKLRDWPGTLSDYLEKKGLTGDQGGLSKSANAQAETSASDTRSKQKELKRIEAEIRNKFSAQMQTLRESCRKSEARIEQLEARQTKIEAQLSEESFYQDPEKSGTVLAEYKKLREELPQLYSRWQEAENELVELEEIKNKELENARTGGIA, from the coding sequence ATGAGACTAGTTCAGCTTGAAAATATTGGCGTCTATTTCCCCGGACGCACGCTTTTTGAAAAGATTAATTGGGCAGTCTTTCGCAGCCAACGTGTTGGTTTGGTCGGCGTCAACGGCGCAGGCAAGAGTACGCTGTTGAAAATCATCGCGGGTGATTCGCAGCCTTCAGACGGGAAACTCGTCATGACACGCGACACGACCGTTGGTTATCTTCCGCAGAGCGGCATCTCGTTTCGCGGACGCGAGCTTTTTGCCGAAGCCTATTCAGGTTTGCCCGACATTCCACATCTTCAAGAACAGCTTGATCACTGCCGTGAAGAGCTCTCCAAGAAACCTGACGATCAAGAGTTGCTTGAGTTGGTCGGTGTACTGGAACATCGATTTCATATGCTTGAAGGTTACCGCGCCGAAGCCAAAGTCGCAAGCATTCTCGGCGGCCTCGGATTTCATGAGCGCGATTTCAGACGCGCCACCGACGAGTTTTCCGGAGGTTGGCAAATGCGTATCGCACTCTCGAAACTCCTGCTGCGCGATCCCGACATTCTGCTCCTCGACGAACCGACCAACCACCTCGATTTGCCGACGGTGGTATGGCTCGAAGGTTTCCTGAAAAGCTATGACGGTGCCGTGATTCTCGTTAGCCATGACCGCAAATTTTTGGACGGCATGGTGACAGAGATAGCGGAATTGCAGCACGGTGAATTGACCATTTACCCCGGTAATTATTCCGAGTACGAGTCGGGCAGGGAAGAGCGCGCCGAACTCCTGCACCGTGAACAAGAAAAGGTGGACGCCGAGCGCAAACACCTTGAGAAGTTCGTCGAGCGGTTTCGCTATAAAGCCAGCAAAGCGACGCAAGCACAGAGCCGCATCAAACGACTTGAAAAACTCGAAGATGTCGAGCAGCTCTCCGGCACAAAGAAAATTCACTTCAGATTTCCTGAAGCGGCTCCTTCGGGAAAGTGGGTGATCGAACTCAAGAACTTGAGCAAGCATTACGGAGAACTGCAGGTCTTCAATGAGGTGGACGTTGTAGTCGGTCGCGGAGAACGTATCGCCTTGGTCGGAGCCAACGGCGCGGGAAAATCTACGCTCTGCAGACTGATCAGCAAGCAAGAATCTCCCACTGACGGCGACGTCACTCACGGTCACAACGTCACGGTCGAGTTCTTTGCGCAAGAGGCAGAAAGCAAACTCAACCTGAATGCCACGGTACTCGAAGAGGCCGAAGCCGACAACCGCTCACTTTCCTATTCGCAATTGCGTGGACTGCTCGGAGCATTTTTATTTCAAGGCGATGACGTCGACAAGAAAGTCAGTGTGCTCTCCGGTGGTGAAAAATCCCGGCTTGCGCTTGCGAAGCTCCTTTTGCGGCCCGCGAATTTCCTGATCTTGGACGAGCCCACGAACCATCTCGACATGGCCTCGCAGGATGTCCTGCTTGATGCACTGAAGCACTACGGCGGCACATTGCTTGTTGTCAGCCATGATCGGCACTTCCTGGATAGACTTGTCGAGCGTGTGCTCGAGATGGAGAACGGCAAACTGCGCGACTGGCCGGGAACTTTGAGCGACTATCTTGAGAAAAAAGGGTTGACGGGTGACCAAGGCGGACTCTCAAAGTCGGCCAATGCACAAGCGGAAACATCGGCAAGCGACACACGCTCTAAGCAGAAGGAACTGAAGCGAATTGAAGCCGAGATTCGCAACAAGTTTTCAGCACAGATGCAGACACTCCGTGAAAGCTGTCGCAAATCCGAGGCGCGCATCGAGCAGTTAGAGGCGCGCCAAACTAAGATTGAGGCCCAGCTTTCCGAAGAATCATTCTATCAGGACCCCGAAAAATCAGGAACCGTATTGGCGGAGTACAAGAAACTCCGCGAAGAGCTCCCTCAATTGTATTCACGTTGGCAAGAGGCGGAAAACGAGCTCGTAGAGTTGGAAGAGATTAAGAATAAAGAACTTGAAAATGCACGAACGGGCGGAATCGCTTGA
- a CDS encoding ComEC/Rec2 family competence protein, protein MQPRRELSWLDVPALSFAMAGIVGAVGSLFVAVPRFFLLAVCISAVGAALTALLIARRRGVVVGLTYFTVACIVCLRGSSDIARYERASFVAQDPDTAAVHCRGVVIWKEESGHSGRVTRLLLSNLKLTLPDTTLYVGKLYLRLNVPANIADQCEIGDVIACEARIQSAEYYQRRTVRELCWTLRDRLIGTAKLAGDESFVVVHGTYNMRRATYDIRNKIFGVFEQYLRPDARAVAGALLLGSRTAFSTDFRNDLQTTGLAHLFALSGLNTGLLVSLFWLVLGWLRIPRRLRYLVLLMLLAFYTALGLGVPSLLRSSVMAALLITSRLLARPNHPLNLLLFAAGLELLVWPLHILDAGFHLSYLSMAGILAAYLALHKPIQDIVHIRNTSLAGRTVETLTSTLGAQLATAPSVALMFGRVPGLAIVANVIAIPIFSLLLVLILVLLLLAPLNDFLASAFARSIEALVSVFAVVTSVAAKVVGASFASLQHWFWTALAIVTQLAGIVFAFVGRGKIALTFALIAVNLLLWPSRFVSEPTARITSIGADGAECYLVHFGEINLLMGSGPEWEAERRAYQVTDALQSIGAARLNMLVAFDRKATDIGAAPAIIDAAKPELVLDFALPRDTRTSDRLDAACLLAGAKLLSGRVGEMWNVENTRVEIVDMDAQAKRFTIELTEGIECLRISYNGVQIENIEHSVTFHDCHLSAPLEFSASIRSWTKKENTWHGEAPKALELARLMSLPTGPKV, encoded by the coding sequence ATGCAGCCGCGACGCGAACTAAGCTGGTTAGATGTACCGGCATTGAGTTTCGCGATGGCTGGCATCGTTGGCGCGGTCGGCTCCCTGTTTGTTGCGGTCCCGCGGTTTTTTCTCTTAGCTGTGTGCATAAGCGCGGTTGGTGCCGCGTTAACCGCACTGCTGATCGCCCGCCGCCGCGGCGTTGTCGTAGGTTTGACGTACTTCACGGTGGCATGCATCGTATGCTTGCGAGGCTCGTCGGACATCGCCCGATATGAACGCGCGAGCTTCGTTGCCCAAGATCCCGACACCGCGGCAGTTCATTGTCGCGGTGTTGTCATATGGAAAGAAGAGTCTGGACATAGTGGGCGAGTAACAAGGCTTTTGCTCTCCAATCTAAAACTCACCCTGCCGGACACAACCCTGTACGTCGGGAAATTATATCTCCGGCTCAATGTCCCCGCAAACATCGCAGATCAGTGCGAGATTGGGGACGTGATCGCGTGCGAGGCGAGAATTCAATCCGCCGAGTATTACCAGCGGCGCACGGTGCGTGAATTGTGTTGGACGTTGCGCGATAGACTAATCGGTACGGCGAAACTTGCGGGCGACGAATCATTCGTAGTGGTTCACGGCACATACAATATGCGGCGAGCGACCTACGACATTCGCAACAAGATATTCGGAGTGTTTGAACAATATCTCCGGCCTGATGCGCGCGCGGTGGCGGGAGCATTGTTGCTTGGATCACGAACGGCTTTCTCGACTGATTTTCGGAATGATTTACAGACAACGGGGCTCGCGCATCTATTTGCACTGAGCGGACTGAACACTGGCTTACTCGTCTCACTATTCTGGCTCGTATTGGGATGGTTACGAATTCCGCGCAGGCTGCGCTATCTGGTGCTGCTCATGTTGTTGGCGTTCTACACTGCGCTGGGACTCGGAGTTCCTTCGCTTCTTAGATCGTCCGTCATGGCAGCTCTGCTGATTACGTCCAGATTGCTTGCGCGGCCGAATCATCCTCTTAATCTTTTGCTTTTTGCGGCGGGGCTTGAGCTGCTTGTTTGGCCCTTGCACATTCTTGACGCAGGTTTTCATTTGAGCTATTTGTCAATGGCCGGAATTCTTGCGGCTTATCTTGCGCTGCACAAACCCATTCAAGATATTGTTCACATTAGGAACACGAGCCTTGCGGGACGCACCGTTGAAACGCTGACAAGCACACTCGGTGCGCAATTGGCAACTGCGCCGTCCGTTGCGCTGATGTTTGGGCGAGTTCCTGGACTCGCGATCGTTGCCAATGTCATAGCAATTCCGATCTTCTCGTTGTTGCTTGTTCTGATACTTGTTTTACTTTTGTTGGCGCCGCTCAATGACTTTCTCGCGTCAGCATTTGCTAGATCGATAGAAGCACTCGTTTCCGTATTTGCGGTTGTGACGAGTGTTGCCGCGAAAGTCGTCGGCGCGAGCTTCGCAAGTCTTCAACATTGGTTCTGGACAGCGCTGGCGATAGTGACACAACTTGCCGGAATTGTCTTTGCTTTTGTTGGACGGGGTAAGATTGCCCTGACATTCGCACTGATCGCCGTCAATCTGCTTTTGTGGCCATCGCGGTTTGTTTCGGAACCGACGGCACGCATTACTTCCATCGGAGCTGATGGAGCGGAGTGCTATCTCGTGCACTTTGGCGAAATTAATCTTCTGATGGGATCAGGACCGGAATGGGAAGCGGAGCGGCGCGCGTATCAAGTCACCGATGCACTGCAATCAATAGGCGCAGCAAGGTTGAATATGCTGGTCGCTTTTGACAGAAAAGCTACCGACATTGGCGCGGCGCCTGCAATAATTGATGCAGCAAAACCCGAACTCGTGCTCGATTTCGCGCTTCCCCGTGACACGAGAACTTCTGACCGCCTGGATGCGGCATGTTTGCTCGCGGGGGCGAAACTGCTCTCGGGACGGGTCGGGGAAATGTGGAATGTGGAGAACACTCGAGTTGAGATTGTCGACATGGATGCACAAGCCAAAAGATTCACAATCGAACTTACCGAGGGTATCGAGTGTCTGAGAATTTCGTACAACGGCGTTCAAATTGAAAACATAGAACACTCTGTGACCTTTCACGACTGCCATTTAAGTGCGCCATTGGAGTTTTCTGCATCTATACGATCGTGGACAAAGAAAGAAAACACTTGGCACGGAGAAGCGCCGAAAGCTCTCGAGTTAGCGCGACTAATGTCCCTGCCGACGGGTCCCAAGGTTTGA
- the sucC gene encoding ADP-forming succinate--CoA ligase subunit beta: MKIHEYQAKKILSGFGVPVPKGGPALSVEEAVKIGLSLGSFPVVVKAQIHAGGRGKGGGVKLAKSESELKEYASQILGMQLITHQTGPEGKKVQRLLIEQGMKIDKEFYAGILLDRAQSKDVFMVSTEGGMDIEEVAAKTPERIVKVAIDPASGFQPFHARRLAFALGLSGNAFKSAVKAFAKLYAAYSASDCNLLEINPLILSGDEIIALDAKVTFDDNALFRHADFAELRDLTEEDPAEIEASKSNLNFIKLDGNIGCMVNGAGLAMATMDIIKLHGGEPANFLDVGGGANAESVSAAFRIILADKNVKAILINIFGGIVRCDRVAAGVIEAAKSEHVGIPVVVRLEGNNADVAAKMLKDSGLNLTAATELTDAANKACAAVKG, encoded by the coding sequence ATGAAAATTCACGAGTATCAAGCGAAGAAAATCCTGTCGGGATTCGGCGTCCCCGTTCCCAAGGGCGGACCGGCGCTGAGTGTCGAAGAAGCTGTGAAGATCGGCCTGTCCTTGGGCAGTTTTCCCGTGGTGGTCAAGGCACAGATTCATGCAGGCGGCCGTGGAAAGGGCGGCGGTGTAAAACTCGCCAAGTCCGAATCAGAACTAAAAGAATATGCGTCCCAGATTTTGGGCATGCAGTTGATCACGCACCAGACCGGCCCTGAGGGCAAGAAAGTGCAGCGCCTGTTGATTGAACAGGGCATGAAGATCGACAAAGAATTTTACGCGGGTATTTTGCTTGACCGCGCGCAGTCCAAAGACGTCTTCATGGTTTCAACCGAAGGCGGCATGGACATCGAAGAAGTCGCGGCCAAGACGCCCGAGAGAATTGTCAAGGTCGCAATTGATCCGGCCAGCGGATTTCAGCCGTTTCATGCGCGCCGTTTAGCCTTCGCACTGGGGCTCTCTGGCAATGCCTTCAAGTCCGCGGTCAAAGCCTTCGCGAAACTGTATGCGGCGTACAGCGCGTCAGATTGCAATCTTCTCGAAATCAACCCGTTGATTTTGTCTGGCGACGAAATTATCGCGCTCGACGCCAAAGTCACGTTTGACGATAACGCGCTTTTCCGTCATGCGGATTTTGCCGAACTGCGCGACCTGACTGAAGAAGATCCCGCCGAAATCGAAGCCTCGAAGTCCAATTTGAATTTCATCAAGCTCGACGGCAACATCGGCTGCATGGTCAACGGCGCAGGCTTGGCGATGGCCACGATGGACATCATCAAGTTGCACGGCGGCGAACCCGCGAACTTCTTGGACGTCGGCGGCGGTGCAAATGCCGAATCGGTTTCGGCGGCGTTCAGAATTATTCTCGCTGACAAGAACGTGAAAGCGATCCTGATCAATATCTTCGGCGGCATCGTGCGCTGTGACCGCGTTGCTGCGGGTGTCATTGAAGCCGCCAAGTCCGAACACGTAGGAATCCCTGTAGTCGTCAGACTTGAAGGC
- a CDS encoding ribonuclease HII has protein sequence MLEPKFTEIEDRVELALIASGYGSILGCDEAGRGPLAGPVVASAVEFRDCDVIWKCKDSKSLTPNARAELFDQLVSSVRFSISSLDAHQIDELNIRVASLQAMTNAALDLSATPDLVLVDGRDRLPQIVTSRAIVKGDARVATIAAASIIAKVTRDRLMLTFHEQYPEYGFDRHFGYPTAEHRKKLLQFGPCPIHRRSYRGVRELVENS, from the coding sequence ATGCTTGAACCCAAATTCACCGAAATAGAGGACCGCGTCGAGCTCGCGTTGATTGCCTCGGGCTACGGATCAATCCTCGGTTGTGATGAGGCCGGTCGTGGACCGTTGGCCGGTCCGGTCGTTGCGTCGGCAGTGGAGTTTCGCGACTGCGACGTGATTTGGAAATGCAAGGATTCAAAAAGTCTGACACCCAACGCACGCGCGGAGCTTTTTGATCAGTTGGTTTCGTCCGTCCGCTTTTCCATATCGAGTCTTGACGCCCACCAAATCGATGAACTCAACATACGTGTTGCATCACTTCAAGCGATGACGAATGCCGCTCTCGACTTATCTGCGACACCTGATCTTGTTTTGGTCGATGGACGGGACCGTTTACCGCAAATCGTAACAAGTCGTGCGATCGTCAAAGGTGATGCACGAGTCGCGACAATTGCTGCCGCGTCCATCATTGCGAAAGTTACTCGCGACCGGTTAATGCTCACATTTCATGAACAGTATCCCGAGTATGGTTTTGACAGACATTTCGGGTATCCGACCGCAGAACACCGTAAGAAATTGTTACAGTTCGGCCCCTGTCCCATTCATCGAAGGAGCTACCGCGGTGTTCGCGAACTTGTTGAAAATTCTTAG